TCGAAGAGGAGATCGGCATCCGGCTGATCGGTTCGCTCTTGGCCAGCCGCGAGGAGTACGTCGACGAGTGGAGCGACAGGCTGACAGACGAGGTGCTCAACGGCCTGACCGTCTACGTGCGCAAAGGCGTCGAGCGCGGCATGTTCGCCCCGGGCGTGGACGCGCGCACGATCGTGACCATGGTGGTGGGCAGCATCCTCGTCCGCGCCGCCTTCGAGTTCGGCGACCCGAAGAAGCACGCGCGCTACATCGCCCGGCTGGTCTGGCCGATGCTGAGCGGCGCGGAGGGCACGCGCGTGGGTGGTTAGGTGAGCGTGAGTGTGCCGTCGATAAGCCCCGCGATAGCGAAGGTGGCGGCGGCGATGACGACGGCGACCACCACCCACTCGAAGGGGTTGAACACGCGCTGGCCGTTCGCGCGGCGGGTGAGCACGTAGGGGAGCAGCCCCGGCACGACCGCAAGCGCGCCGAGCAGCACGTAGACGGGGTCGGCGGCGTAGATGAGCCACACGGAGTAAACGAAGGCGAGCGTG
This is a stretch of genomic DNA from Corynebacterium auris. It encodes these proteins:
- a CDS encoding TetR/AcrR family transcriptional regulator, which translates into the protein MAPGTPIAAGQRPKRRQATEEKIYRSVLALAREQGFNAVTIDAVVAHSGVAKTTIYRRYGDRKEMLADALSNVVIRIPQSYPETYEEFEAFLVRLQEHLEEEIGIRLIGSLLASREEYVDEWSDRLTDEVLNGLTVYVRKGVERGMFAPGVDARTIVTMVVGSILVRAAFEFGDPKKHARYIARLVWPMLSGAEGTRVGG